A region of Nocardioides alkalitolerans DNA encodes the following proteins:
- a CDS encoding amidase family protein: MDHDEICALSLTAMTDLIRRRELSSREAVEAHLARVDEVDGVINAVCTLDPERARTEAARADETTAAGGPLPPLHGVPMTHKDSHDVAGMRSTLGSPLFADRVPERDAPVVAALRAAGVVTTGKTNVPELAAGSHTFNPVFGTTTNPYDPTRSAGGSSGGVAAAIAAGIQPAGDASDMGGSIRTPASFTNLVGLRPSAGRVPLGSSDPWAWISRKGPMARTVEDVRLLLGVMSAGSPASALVPTPARPVPAGIAAGDLRGLRVAWSPDLGLGLPVEKAVLAVAEQAPGRLAGLGAEVVTAEPDLRDADEVFATTRAHDFYVGYADLYRDHRDRLKPALRWNLGLGAALTADDHRSAVLARARLRRATDAFFAEHDVLVAPAVQVQPFDARLEHPQEIEGETMHTYLEWMRMATVISATGLPAVSVPVGFDVDGLPVGVQVVGPDGSDELLLAIAAAYQLVDPQHQHRPRL, encoded by the coding sequence ATGGACCACGACGAGATCTGCGCTCTCTCCCTGACGGCGATGACGGACCTGATCCGCCGCCGCGAGCTGTCGTCGCGCGAGGCCGTGGAGGCGCACCTGGCCCGTGTCGACGAGGTCGACGGCGTGATCAACGCCGTCTGCACCCTCGACCCCGAGCGGGCGCGGACCGAGGCGGCCCGCGCCGACGAGACCACCGCCGCGGGCGGTCCGCTGCCGCCGCTGCACGGCGTGCCGATGACCCACAAGGACAGCCACGACGTCGCGGGCATGCGCTCGACCCTCGGGTCGCCCCTCTTCGCCGACCGCGTGCCGGAGCGGGACGCCCCGGTCGTCGCCGCGCTCCGGGCGGCGGGGGTCGTCACGACCGGCAAGACCAACGTGCCGGAGCTGGCGGCGGGGTCGCACACCTTCAACCCGGTCTTCGGCACCACGACGAACCCCTACGACCCGACCCGGAGCGCCGGCGGCTCCAGCGGCGGCGTCGCGGCGGCGATCGCGGCCGGCATCCAGCCCGCGGGCGACGCCAGCGACATGGGCGGCTCGATCCGCACCCCCGCCTCGTTCACCAACCTCGTCGGGCTCCGGCCGAGCGCCGGACGCGTGCCGCTCGGGTCCTCCGACCCCTGGGCGTGGATCTCTCGCAAGGGACCGATGGCCCGCACCGTGGAGGACGTGCGCCTGCTGCTCGGCGTGATGAGCGCCGGATCCCCGGCGTCGGCGCTCGTCCCGACGCCGGCCCGGCCCGTCCCCGCCGGGATCGCCGCGGGCGACCTGCGGGGCCTCCGGGTCGCCTGGAGCCCTGACCTCGGTCTCGGCCTCCCGGTCGAGAAGGCCGTGCTCGCCGTCGCCGAGCAGGCACCCGGCCGGCTCGCCGGTCTCGGCGCGGAGGTCGTGACCGCGGAGCCCGACCTGCGCGACGCCGACGAGGTCTTCGCGACGACCCGAGCCCACGACTTCTACGTGGGCTACGCCGACCTCTACCGCGACCACCGCGACCGGCTGAAGCCGGCGCTGCGCTGGAACCTCGGTCTGGGGGCCGCCCTCACGGCCGACGACCACCGCTCCGCCGTGCTCGCCCGGGCCCGGCTGCGACGCGCGACCGACGCCTTCTTCGCGGAGCACGACGTGCTGGTCGCCCCCGCCGTCCAGGTCCAGCCGTTCGACGCCCGCCTCGAGCACCCGCAGGAGATCGAGGGCGAGACGATGCACACCTACCTCGAGTGGATGCGCATGGCGACGGTCATCTCCGCGACGGGGCTGCCCGCGGTGTCCGTGCCGGTCGGCTTCGACGTCGACGGCCTGCCCGTGGGGGTCCAGGTCGTCGGCCCCGACGGCTCGGACGAGCTCCTGCTGGCGATCGCCGCGGCGTACCAGCTCGTCGACCCGCAGCACCAGCACCGCCCCCGCCTCTGA
- a CDS encoding AbgT family transporter, protein MTVEDSRTTTVDEPGLSPVMARLFRALALVERVGNRLPHPFWLFWILSGTLAVASAVLAARSTSVTLPGSGDDVVVRNLLSADGAAFALGSALENFAGFPPLPVVVTVLMGVAVAERSGLMAAVLRVTIVRLPARWVTFAVAFAGTVSHVTFDAAFVILIPMAALAFKSVGRSPVVGVVTAYVSISAGYNASPLVTPSDAIIASLTTSAAQVVDPSYVVSPLASYYWNAASSLLVAVVVTVMIELVLSRRPGQEADVEELEAGAPADGPTTLALTRTESRGLWLALGVGTLLVGAVVAATLPDSSPLRGESGTFTQSILLLNVAVVVAVTFAVMGFIYGRVTGSIASAGDLPGLMAEGVRLVAPIIVLFFSISQFLAYFSWTGIGSVTAVNGAELLERTDTHPLMVLVALVVVVSVINLLVTSGSAMWSLIAPIVVPMLMYIDVSPEVAQTVYRIGDSCTNAVTPMSAYFVLALGYMQQYRRSAGIGTLASFTLPIAMVLLVAWIAFFALWYAVGLPLGPGVPVR, encoded by the coding sequence GTGACCGTAGAAGACTCCCGCACCACCACCGTCGACGAACCGGGCCTCTCGCCCGTCATGGCCCGGCTCTTCCGCGCCCTGGCCCTGGTCGAGCGGGTCGGCAACCGCCTGCCCCACCCCTTCTGGCTCTTCTGGATCCTCAGCGGGACGCTCGCCGTCGCGAGCGCCGTGCTCGCTGCCCGCAGCACGTCGGTGACGCTGCCCGGCTCGGGCGACGACGTCGTGGTGCGCAACCTGCTCTCGGCCGACGGCGCCGCGTTCGCCCTCGGGTCGGCGCTGGAGAACTTCGCCGGCTTCCCGCCGCTGCCCGTGGTCGTCACGGTCCTCATGGGGGTGGCCGTCGCCGAGCGGAGCGGCCTCATGGCGGCCGTCCTCCGCGTCACCATCGTGCGGCTCCCCGCCCGGTGGGTGACCTTCGCGGTCGCGTTCGCCGGCACGGTCTCGCACGTGACCTTCGACGCCGCCTTCGTCATCCTCATCCCGATGGCCGCGCTCGCCTTCAAGTCCGTGGGCCGCAGCCCCGTCGTCGGCGTCGTCACCGCCTACGTCTCGATCTCGGCCGGCTACAACGCCAGCCCCCTGGTGACCCCCTCCGACGCGATCATCGCGTCGCTCACCACGAGTGCCGCGCAGGTCGTCGACCCGTCGTACGTCGTCAGCCCGCTCGCCAGCTACTACTGGAACGCCGCCTCGTCACTGCTCGTCGCGGTCGTCGTGACCGTCATGATCGAGCTCGTGCTCTCGCGGCGTCCGGGGCAGGAGGCGGATGTCGAGGAGCTCGAGGCCGGCGCCCCCGCGGACGGACCGACCACGCTGGCGCTCACCCGCACCGAGTCGCGCGGCCTGTGGCTGGCCCTCGGTGTCGGCACCCTCCTCGTCGGCGCCGTCGTCGCGGCCACCCTCCCGGACTCCTCCCCGCTGCGGGGCGAGTCGGGCACCTTCACCCAGTCGATCCTGCTGCTCAACGTCGCCGTCGTCGTGGCCGTCACCTTCGCCGTCATGGGCTTCATCTACGGCCGGGTCACGGGGTCCATCGCGTCGGCCGGCGACCTGCCTGGGCTGATGGCCGAGGGTGTGCGGCTCGTCGCGCCGATCATCGTGCTGTTCTTCTCGATCTCGCAGTTCCTCGCCTACTTCTCCTGGACCGGCATCGGCTCGGTCACCGCGGTCAACGGCGCGGAGCTCCTCGAGCGCACCGACACGCATCCCCTGATGGTGCTCGTCGCGCTCGTGGTGGTCGTCAGCGTCATCAACCTGCTCGTCACCAGCGGATCGGCGATGTGGTCGCTGATCGCGCCGATCGTCGTGCCGATGCTCATGTACATCGACGTCAGCCCCGAGGTCGCCCAGACCGTCTACCGGATCGGCGACTCCTGCACCAACGCCGTGACGCCGATGAGCGCGTACTTCGTGCTGGCGCTCGGCTACATGCAGCAGTACCGCCGCAGCGCCGGCATCGGCACCCTCGCCTCCTTCACGCTGCCCATCGCGATGGTGCTGCTCGTGGCGTGGATCGCCTTCTTCGCGCTCTGGTACGCCGTCGGGCTGCCGCTCGGACCGGGCGTGCCGGTGCGGTAG
- a CDS encoding Lrp/AsnC family transcriptional regulator, translating into MTVGTAPDIDDLDRRIVAALQVDGRAPWRRIAEVLDESERSVTRRGTALLDAGVVRISTLSGHNAAVLVRVECAVASVRATATALAQRSDCVFSYAVSGTAQCVAEIRVSNANLPALVLDELPAVVGLVRVQADPLLRVLRSVRQWRPGILTPAQVAALEVPPFGVQQPDGSEPPTLSPTDRAITRALAADGRASVIDVARAAGVSESTARRRLDWLQQNGHLWSRTVVEPSVLGFPLEAMVWVRARPGRLPDFVEHLLTDPAVREAVATAGDYDLVVNLAVRDQAALYAVVGGGAWREMVQGVHVAVVLEAMKRSGVRVPAGGPHG; encoded by the coding sequence GTGACCGTGGGCACCGCTCCCGACATCGACGACCTCGACCGCCGCATCGTCGCCGCCCTGCAGGTCGACGGCCGGGCGCCCTGGCGCCGGATCGCCGAGGTGCTCGACGAGTCCGAGCGGAGCGTCACCCGCCGCGGCACCGCGCTGCTGGACGCCGGCGTCGTGCGGATCTCGACGCTGAGCGGCCACAACGCGGCCGTGCTGGTGCGGGTCGAGTGCGCGGTCGCGTCGGTGCGTGCGACCGCCACGGCCCTCGCGCAGCGCTCCGACTGCGTCTTCTCCTACGCGGTGAGCGGCACGGCGCAGTGCGTCGCCGAGATCCGCGTCAGCAACGCCAACCTCCCGGCGCTCGTGCTCGACGAGCTGCCGGCCGTCGTCGGGCTGGTGCGGGTGCAGGCCGACCCGCTGCTGCGGGTGCTCCGCTCCGTGCGGCAGTGGCGGCCCGGCATCCTCACCCCGGCGCAGGTCGCGGCGCTCGAGGTGCCGCCCTTCGGGGTCCAGCAGCCCGACGGGAGCGAGCCGCCCACCCTGTCGCCCACGGACCGCGCCATCACCCGCGCCCTCGCCGCCGACGGCCGCGCCAGCGTCATCGACGTGGCGCGGGCCGCCGGCGTCAGCGAGTCCACCGCGCGCCGCCGCCTGGACTGGCTGCAGCAGAACGGCCACCTCTGGTCGCGGACCGTGGTCGAGCCGAGCGTGCTCGGCTTCCCCCTCGAGGCGATGGTGTGGGTCCGGGCGCGGCCCGGCCGCCTGCCCGACTTCGTCGAGCACCTGCTGACCGACCCCGCCGTGCGGGAGGCCGTGGCCACCGCGGGCGACTACGACCTCGTGGTCAACCTCGCCGTGCGCGACCAGGCGGCCCTGTACGCCGTCGTGGGCGGCGGCGCCTGGCGCGAGATGGTGCAGGGCGTCCACGTCGCGGTCGTGCTCGAGGCGATGAAGCGCTCCGGCGTGCGCGTGCCGGCCGGCGGACCGCACGGGTAG
- a CDS encoding SRPBCC domain-containing protein, with the protein MQATVEIERDLSAPPDRVWRALTEADELSAWFWPERFAAVAVSDPVEDGVWRVVSDVVGMGVSGRYEGACAPGWARWTWRWDGEEQESTVSVGLEPTYAGTRLRVVHSGLRHEELDSHREGWESCLDRLPEHLAKPLAP; encoded by the coding sequence ATGCAGGCGACCGTGGAGATCGAGCGTGACCTGTCGGCACCGCCCGACCGGGTCTGGCGCGCGCTGACCGAGGCCGACGAGCTGAGTGCGTGGTTCTGGCCGGAGCGGTTCGCGGCAGTGGCCGTCAGCGACCCGGTGGAGGACGGGGTGTGGCGGGTGGTCTCCGACGTGGTCGGCATGGGCGTCAGCGGCCGCTACGAGGGGGCGTGCGCCCCCGGCTGGGCGCGGTGGACGTGGCGCTGGGACGGCGAGGAGCAGGAGAGCACCGTCTCGGTGGGCCTCGAACCGACGTACGCCGGCACGCGGCTCCGCGTCGTCCACTCCGGTCTGCGCCACGAGGAGCTCGACTCCCACCGCGAGGGCTGGGAGAGCTGCCTCGACCGGCTGCCGGAGCACCTGGCCAAGCCCCTCGCCCCGTGA
- a CDS encoding cryptochrome/photolyase family protein, with product MHARLVLPHQLFDEQRTADADLLVLVEPDLFLRQYAFHTHKLVLHRASMKRFEAEVRQAGRATAYVESRGDRDTEAQLVELLREREVTEVSWFDVVDDWLDRDLRAVADELGVEPTVEETPAFLTSAADVQEQLGRRRGSRPRMSTFYAWQRRRLDVLMDGDGPVGGKWSFDEDNREPYPKGGLDVPPLPRLQRDEHVRDAIAWVAAEFPDNPGDPDEFRWPTTRAQAKRWLERFVEDRLRRFGPHEDAIAADEPFLLHSTLSPVINIGLLSPREVLDAVLAAEDVPLPSLEGFVRQVIGWREYMRGIYVTQGRRLRTTNRLHLTRALGPGWWDGTTGLHPVDVVVRRVLRHGYAHHIERLMVIGNAMLLLRTDPDDVYEWFMALFVDAYDWVMVPNVYAMSQFAAAEAITTKPYVSGSNYVLKMSDFSKRDGEAGWADAWDALYWQFVDDHRDGFAANPRTSMAVRTLEKMKDARRRELAEVAERWLGGDVPGVAPE from the coding sequence ATGCACGCGCGGCTCGTCCTCCCCCACCAGCTGTTCGACGAGCAGCGCACGGCGGACGCCGACCTGCTCGTGCTCGTCGAGCCGGACCTCTTCCTCCGGCAGTACGCCTTCCACACCCACAAGCTCGTCCTCCACCGCGCCTCGATGAAGCGCTTCGAGGCCGAGGTGCGGCAGGCGGGCCGCGCGACGGCGTACGTCGAGAGCCGCGGCGACCGCGACACCGAGGCCCAGCTGGTCGAGCTGCTGCGGGAGCGCGAGGTGACGGAGGTCAGCTGGTTCGACGTCGTCGACGACTGGCTCGACCGGGACCTGCGCGCGGTCGCCGACGAGCTCGGCGTGGAGCCGACGGTCGAGGAGACGCCCGCGTTCCTCACCTCCGCCGCCGACGTGCAGGAGCAGCTCGGCCGGCGGCGGGGGAGCCGGCCCCGGATGTCGACGTTCTACGCGTGGCAGCGCCGACGCCTCGACGTGCTCATGGACGGCGACGGACCGGTGGGCGGGAAGTGGTCGTTCGACGAGGACAACCGCGAGCCCTACCCGAAGGGCGGCCTCGACGTGCCGCCGCTGCCGCGCCTGCAGCGCGACGAGCACGTGCGCGACGCGATCGCGTGGGTGGCCGCCGAGTTCCCCGACAACCCGGGCGACCCCGACGAGTTCCGGTGGCCGACGACGCGGGCGCAGGCGAAGCGCTGGCTGGAGCGCTTCGTCGAGGACCGGTTGCGCCGCTTCGGGCCCCACGAGGACGCCATCGCCGCCGACGAGCCGTTCCTCCTCCACAGCACGCTCAGCCCGGTCATCAACATCGGCCTCCTCTCGCCGCGGGAGGTGCTCGACGCCGTGCTCGCGGCCGAGGACGTGCCGCTGCCGAGCCTCGAGGGGTTCGTGCGGCAGGTGATCGGCTGGCGGGAGTACATGCGCGGCATCTACGTCACCCAGGGTCGCCGCCTGCGCACCACCAACCGGCTGCACCTCACCCGCGCCCTCGGCCCGGGCTGGTGGGACGGCACGACGGGCCTCCACCCCGTCGACGTCGTCGTGCGGCGCGTGCTCCGGCACGGCTACGCCCACCACATCGAGCGCCTCATGGTGATCGGCAACGCGATGCTGCTGCTGCGCACCGACCCCGACGACGTCTACGAGTGGTTCATGGCGCTCTTCGTCGACGCCTACGACTGGGTGATGGTGCCGAACGTCTACGCGATGAGCCAGTTCGCCGCCGCCGAGGCCATCACGACGAAGCCGTACGTGTCGGGGTCGAACTACGTGCTGAAGATGAGCGACTTCTCCAAGAGGGACGGGGAGGCGGGCTGGGCGGACGCCTGGGACGCCCTCTACTGGCAGTTCGTCGACGACCACCGCGACGGCTTCGCCGCCAACCCGCGCACCTCGATGGCCGTCCGCACGCTCGAGAAGATGAAGGACGCGCGCCGCCGCGAGCTGGCCGAGGTCGCCGAGCGGTGGCTGGGCGGCGACGTACCGGGGGTGGCGCCGGAATGA
- a CDS encoding SDR family oxidoreductase, translating into MTSRTVFITGAAAGIGRATALTFARQGWTVGGYDLDEAGLATLVTEVEAVGATAVVGRLDVSDADAFRDAVDDFVRQTGRLDVLVNNAGILLAGKFEDIDVARHQKEIDVNVRGVVNGAHAAHPHLKPGSTLVNLCSASAIYGQAELANYSATKFFVRGLTEALDIEWGPQGIRVVALWPLFVQTAMLDGVRTGTTDTLGVRLGPQDVADEIVAVVEPGRTARALHQVHFPVGRQTQVLSVASRFSPAWLTRIVNKRFAAH; encoded by the coding sequence ATGACCTCCCGCACCGTGTTCATCACCGGCGCCGCTGCCGGTATCGGCCGTGCCACCGCGCTCACCTTCGCCCGCCAGGGCTGGACGGTGGGCGGCTACGACCTCGACGAGGCCGGCCTGGCCACGCTCGTCACCGAGGTCGAGGCCGTCGGCGCGACCGCCGTCGTCGGCCGTCTCGACGTGAGCGACGCCGACGCCTTCCGCGACGCCGTCGACGACTTCGTCCGGCAGACCGGTCGCCTCGACGTGCTCGTCAACAACGCCGGCATCCTGCTCGCCGGCAAGTTCGAGGACATCGACGTCGCGCGCCACCAGAAGGAGATCGACGTCAACGTCCGCGGCGTCGTCAACGGCGCCCACGCGGCGCACCCGCACCTCAAGCCCGGCTCGACGCTGGTCAACCTGTGCTCCGCGTCGGCGATCTACGGCCAGGCGGAGCTGGCGAACTACAGCGCCACCAAGTTCTTCGTGCGCGGCCTGACCGAGGCGCTCGACATCGAGTGGGGTCCGCAGGGCATCCGCGTCGTGGCGCTCTGGCCCCTCTTCGTGCAGACGGCCATGCTCGACGGGGTGCGGACCGGCACGACCGACACCCTCGGCGTGCGCCTCGGCCCCCAGGACGTCGCCGACGAGATCGTCGCCGTCGTCGAGCCGGGCCGCACCGCGCGGGCCCTCCACCAGGTCCACTTCCCCGTGGGCCGGCAGACCCAGGTGCTCTCCGTCGCGTCGCGCTTCTCGCCGGCGTGGCTCACCCGGATCGTCAACAAACGGTTCGCCGCACACTGA
- a CDS encoding GNAT family N-acetyltransferase: protein MTARPASPPDVPAAARVLAAAFADYPWTRWTVPADDHERRLEELQELYLAHALEVGVVLVDDAPEVRAVVALLPPDAPEPAPAVQERVVALHGDRLAVLADVALPPAPDDAWTLATLGVHPDHRGARLGTALTEAGLAAAAERGATSVALETSDERNVRLYERLGFAVTARTELADGPVVWSMTRA from the coding sequence GTGACCGCACGACCTGCCTCGCCCCCCGACGTACCCGCCGCCGCCCGCGTGCTCGCCGCCGCCTTCGCCGACTACCCGTGGACCCGGTGGACCGTCCCGGCCGACGACCACGAGCGGCGGTTGGAGGAGCTGCAGGAGCTCTACCTCGCGCACGCGCTCGAGGTGGGCGTCGTCCTCGTCGACGATGCGCCGGAGGTGCGCGCCGTCGTCGCGTTGCTGCCGCCCGACGCGCCCGAACCGGCGCCGGCGGTGCAGGAGCGGGTCGTCGCGCTCCACGGCGACCGGCTCGCGGTGCTGGCCGACGTCGCGCTCCCGCCGGCCCCGGACGACGCCTGGACGCTCGCGACCCTCGGCGTGCACCCCGACCACCGGGGCGCGAGGCTGGGCACGGCGTTGACGGAGGCCGGGCTCGCCGCCGCCGCAGAGCGCGGGGCGACCAGCGTCGCCCTGGAGACGTCGGACGAGCGCAACGTGCGCCTCTACGAGCGGCTCGGCTTCGCGGTGACCGCCCGCACCGAGCTGGCCGACGGCCCGGTCGTCTGGTCGATGACGCGCGCCTGA